The following coding sequences are from one Kosakonia sp. H02 window:
- the flgJ gene encoding flagellar assembly peptidoglycan hydrolase FlgJ, producing MIGPSVPQGAAFDAHSLDQLKLAARNQSPEALKAVAKQMEGLFVQMMLKSMRQASFKDGLFNSQQSEMFTSLYDQQISQNIAEKGKMGFADLMVKQMTGKSEAVAENVTATREVPLHISPARFIGVPLRLQPADPDEQRAEQEQAAQAEIPAIPGGGFIARMMAPAMAVGRLSGIPHQLIIAQAALESGWGKREILTRDGKPSHNLFGVKATADWQGETTEITTTEYEGGVAQKIKDKFKVYSSYAEALEDYTSLISRNPRYKNVVKSETPEIAAKALQSAGYATDPAYAKKLINIIQQVRNKVSEAADAYSSDFSSLF from the coding sequence ATGATTGGTCCTTCAGTGCCGCAAGGGGCGGCGTTTGACGCCCACAGCCTCGATCAATTAAAGCTGGCGGCACGTAACCAGTCGCCGGAGGCGCTGAAAGCGGTCGCCAAACAGATGGAAGGCCTGTTCGTACAGATGATGCTGAAAAGCATGCGTCAGGCCTCTTTCAAAGATGGTTTATTTAATTCGCAGCAGTCGGAGATGTTCACCTCGCTGTACGACCAGCAGATTTCGCAGAACATTGCCGAGAAGGGAAAAATGGGCTTTGCCGATCTGATGGTCAAACAGATGACCGGCAAATCTGAAGCGGTGGCCGAAAATGTCACCGCCACGCGCGAAGTTCCGCTACATATTAGTCCGGCACGCTTTATTGGCGTGCCGCTGCGTTTGCAGCCAGCAGACCCGGATGAACAGCGGGCGGAACAAGAGCAGGCTGCGCAAGCGGAAATACCGGCTATTCCGGGCGGCGGTTTTATTGCCCGCATGATGGCACCGGCGATGGCGGTGGGGCGTTTAAGCGGCATTCCGCATCAATTAATTATTGCGCAGGCGGCGCTGGAATCCGGCTGGGGTAAACGAGAAATTCTCACCCGCGACGGTAAACCAAGCCATAACTTATTTGGCGTGAAAGCCACGGCGGATTGGCAAGGCGAAACGACAGAAATAACCACCACGGAATATGAAGGTGGTGTGGCGCAGAAAATAAAAGACAAATTTAAAGTTTATTCCTCTTATGCCGAAGCGCTCGAAGATTATACATCGTTAATTAGTCGTAATCCTCGTTATAAAAATGTTGTGAAATCGGAAACGCCGGAAATAGCGGCAAAAGCGTTGCAATCCGCCGGATATGCAACGGATCCGGCATATGCGAAAAAATTGATCAATATCATTCAGCAAGTGCGAAATAAGGTGAGCGAGGCCGCGGATGCTTATTCTTCGGATTTTTCTTCATTATTTTAG
- a CDS encoding flagellar basal body P-ring protein FlgI translates to MMKIASLTRYLALFCCLSALFAGTASAERIRDLTTIQGVRGNSLMGYGLVVGLDGTGDQTMQTPFTTQSLNNMLSQLGITVPAGVNMQLKNVAAVMVTAELPPFARPGEKIDVVVSSMGNAKSLRGGTLLMTPLKGADSQIYALAQGNLLVSGAGAQAGGNRVQVNQLNGARISDGATVEREVPSQFAGQSTLKLSLNQDDFTVAQQISDAINRRYAGAAVAEDARTVSLRAPADSAARVRFLAAVQDLPLRVDAGDARIIINSRTGSVVMNRHVSLDSCAVAQGDLTVEVAQTEQVNQPNAPLAGGQTVVTQNTQLSVREQNGSLQRVNTSTDLNNVVRALNSLGATPNDLMAILQSMKTAGCLHARLEIN, encoded by the coding sequence ATGATGAAAATTGCTTCTTTAACCCGCTATCTGGCGCTGTTCTGCTGCCTGTCCGCGCTCTTTGCCGGGACAGCCAGCGCAGAGCGGATCCGGGATTTAACCACCATTCAGGGCGTTCGCGGCAACTCCCTGATGGGATATGGCCTGGTGGTGGGCCTTGACGGCACCGGCGACCAGACCATGCAGACGCCGTTTACCACCCAGAGCCTGAATAACATGCTCTCTCAGCTTGGTATTACCGTACCGGCGGGCGTCAACATGCAGCTTAAAAACGTCGCGGCGGTAATGGTCACGGCGGAGTTACCGCCGTTTGCCCGCCCAGGTGAGAAAATTGACGTGGTCGTTTCCTCGATGGGTAACGCCAAAAGCCTGCGCGGCGGCACGCTGCTGATGACGCCGCTGAAAGGCGCGGACAGCCAGATTTACGCCCTGGCGCAGGGGAACCTGTTGGTCTCTGGCGCAGGCGCCCAGGCGGGCGGCAACCGGGTGCAGGTCAACCAGTTGAACGGCGCGCGCATTAGCGACGGCGCCACAGTTGAGCGCGAAGTGCCTTCCCAGTTTGCCGGGCAGAGCACGCTGAAGCTGAGCCTGAACCAGGATGATTTCACCGTGGCTCAGCAGATTAGCGATGCGATTAACCGCCGTTATGCAGGCGCCGCTGTGGCAGAAGATGCGCGTACCGTCAGTTTGCGTGCGCCTGCCGACAGCGCAGCGCGCGTGCGCTTCCTTGCAGCGGTGCAGGATCTGCCGCTGCGCGTGGATGCGGGCGATGCGCGCATCATCATTAACTCGCGTACCGGCTCAGTCGTCATGAACCGTCACGTTTCACTTGATTCCTGTGCGGTTGCGCAGGGCGATCTGACGGTAGAAGTAGCGCAAACCGAGCAGGTGAATCAGCCGAATGCGCCGCTGGCGGGCGGGCAAACCGTGGTCACGCAGAATACCCAGCTTTCGGTACGTGAACAAAATGGTTCCCTGCAACGTGTTAACACCAGCACCGATTTGAACAATGTGGTGCGTGCGTTAAACAGCCTGGGTGCGACGCCAAACGATTTGATGGCAATCCTGCAATCCATGAAAACCGCTGGCTGTCTGCATGCTCGCCTGGAGATTAACTGA
- a CDS encoding flagellar basal body L-ring protein FlgH: protein MLMSVVTGCAYIPQKPLVGGETSAAPAPVAAASVNGAIFQTGQAMNYGYQPMFEDRRPRNVGDTLTIALQENVSASKSSSASASRDGSTDVGVTAVPGFLDGLVGRGKADASISGTNDFAGKGGAAAKNTFSGTITVTVKQVLENGNLAVVGEKQIAINQGTEFIRFSGIVNPRTISASNTVISTQVADARIEYVGNGYINEAQQMGWLQRMFLNLSPF, encoded by the coding sequence ATGTTGATGTCTGTGGTTACCGGCTGCGCCTATATTCCACAAAAACCACTGGTAGGGGGGGAAACCTCTGCCGCACCTGCGCCGGTCGCTGCCGCATCGGTTAACGGCGCGATTTTTCAGACAGGGCAGGCGATGAATTATGGTTATCAACCGATGTTTGAAGACCGCCGTCCGCGAAATGTCGGCGATACGCTGACCATTGCGCTGCAAGAAAACGTCAGCGCCAGCAAGAGTTCATCCGCAAGCGCGTCCCGCGATGGCTCGACCGATGTTGGTGTGACTGCGGTTCCAGGTTTCCTGGACGGTCTGGTTGGGCGCGGCAAAGCCGATGCGTCTATCAGCGGAACCAACGATTTCGCCGGTAAAGGCGGCGCGGCAGCGAAGAATACCTTTAGCGGCACGATTACCGTGACGGTGAAACAGGTGCTGGAAAACGGCAACCTGGCGGTCGTGGGTGAAAAACAAATTGCCATTAACCAGGGCACGGAATTTATCCGGTTCTCCGGCATCGTGAACCCGCGCACCATCAGTGCGAGCAATACCGTTATCTCCACCCAGGTTGCGGATGCGCGCATCGAATATGTCGGCAACGGCTATATCAATGAAGCGCAGCAAATGGGCTGGTTGCAACGCATGTTCCTTAACCTTTCTCCTTTTTGA
- the flgG gene encoding flagellar basal-body rod protein FlgG, with protein MIRSLWIAKTGLEAQQTNMDVISNNLANVSTNGFKRQRAVFEDLLYQTLRQPGAQSSEQTTIPSGLQLGTGVRPVATERIHSQGSLTQTNNSKDVAIEGGGFFQVLLPDGTTAYTRDGSFQFDQNGQLVTSSGYQVQPAITIPQDAQSLTIGNDGTVSVTVPGQTAPQQVGQLTLSSFINESGLESIGENLYRETQSSGAPNESTPGLNGAGTLKQGYVETSNVNVAEELVNMIQTQRAYEINSKAVSASDQMLQRLSQL; from the coding sequence ATGATCCGTTCTCTGTGGATTGCGAAAACCGGCCTCGAAGCCCAGCAAACCAATATGGATGTGATTTCCAACAACCTGGCGAACGTCAGCACCAACGGCTTTAAACGCCAGCGTGCCGTGTTTGAAGATCTGCTTTATCAGACCTTACGCCAGCCGGGTGCGCAATCTTCCGAGCAGACCACCATCCCTTCTGGTTTACAGCTGGGTACCGGTGTTCGCCCGGTGGCAACCGAGCGTATTCACAGCCAGGGCAGCCTGACGCAGACCAACAACAGCAAGGATGTGGCGATTGAAGGCGGCGGTTTCTTCCAGGTCCTGTTGCCGGACGGCACAACGGCTTATACCCGCGATGGTTCTTTCCAGTTTGACCAGAACGGTCAGTTGGTGACCTCCAGCGGTTATCAGGTTCAGCCGGCGATTACTATTCCGCAGGATGCGCAGAGCCTGACCATTGGTAATGACGGTACGGTAAGCGTCACGGTACCGGGTCAGACCGCACCGCAGCAGGTAGGGCAGCTCACCCTGAGCTCGTTTATCAATGAATCCGGTCTGGAAAGCATTGGCGAGAACTTGTATCGCGAAACGCAGTCGTCGGGTGCACCGAATGAATCCACGCCGGGTTTGAACGGCGCGGGCACCCTGAAGCAGGGCTATGTCGAAACGTCCAACGTTAACGTGGCGGAAGAGCTGGTTAATATGATCCAGACTCAGCGCGCCTACGAAATTAACAGTAAAGCGGTTTCGGCATCTGACCAGATGCTTCAACGATTGTCACAACTTTGA
- a CDS encoding flagellar basal body rod protein FlgF: protein MDRAIYTAMGAANAALNRQSVTSNNLANASTTGFRAQIAAHRAIPVHGPSVETRTMVTESTPWSDNTMGAVLATGRNLDVAMPQNGWLAVQLPDGSEGYTKDGNIEVDAEGQLRVRGMPLLGDGGPVQVPPQSELTIAADGTITALGAGDEPSALAQIGRLKMVNAPAGTLKNGDDGLFHVADPAAAAVLPADADLRLMPGMLEGSNVSPVKSMVEMIATSRGFDMNMKVITTVDDNEQKANQLLSAS, encoded by the coding sequence ATGGATCGCGCGATTTATACCGCTATGGGCGCTGCTAACGCAGCGCTTAACCGCCAGTCGGTGACTTCTAACAACCTGGCGAACGCATCGACCACCGGTTTTCGTGCGCAGATCGCCGCTCATCGCGCGATCCCGGTGCACGGGCCCTCGGTGGAAACCCGCACCATGGTGACGGAATCCACGCCGTGGAGTGACAACACCATGGGCGCGGTGCTGGCTACCGGTCGCAACCTTGATGTGGCGATGCCGCAGAACGGTTGGCTGGCGGTGCAACTGCCCGATGGCAGTGAAGGCTACACCAAAGACGGCAACATCGAAGTGGATGCGGAAGGTCAGTTGCGGGTACGCGGTATGCCGCTGCTCGGCGATGGCGGCCCGGTTCAGGTACCGCCGCAGTCGGAATTGACCATTGCCGCCGACGGCACCATTACCGCGCTCGGCGCAGGGGATGAACCTTCGGCACTGGCGCAAATTGGCCGTCTGAAGATGGTCAACGCGCCAGCCGGCACGCTGAAAAATGGCGACGACGGTCTGTTTCACGTCGCTGACCCGGCCGCCGCCGCCGTGCTTCCCGCCGATGCGGATCTGCGTCTGATGCCCGGCATGCTGGAAGGCAGCAACGTCAGCCCGGTGAAGTCGATGGTCGAGATGATCGCCACCTCCCGCGGTTTCGACATGAACATGAAAGTCATCACCACTGTTGATGACAACGAACAGAAAGCCAACCAGTTACTGAGCGCCAGTTAA
- the flgE gene encoding flagellar hook protein FlgE: MSFSQGLSGLNASSQALDVVGNNIANSQTVGFKSGSVAFADVFAGSQVGMGVQVAGVNQNFSDGVLGAGSSPLDMGIQGNGFFRMVTEAGRVFYSRNGQFQTDENGYVVNNQGMRLTGYMATGTPPAIQQGAPVGPIQIPTGQMPARASDAGSISGNLDSGNDIVTVTPFDPADGDSYTYSTQVNAYDSLGNEHAINVYYVKTADNQWTAYSVDSTSPGATSSVNLTFDTSGKLTTNPAELTVDGAAYQGGAALNFNLDLSGLSQQASENTMDSPSTTGYPPGLMNGYTVGDNGQIIASYSNGENQILGQVVLSNFTNPGGLQSAGNNCWTETPESGQPVIGISDTGNLGTLRGNMLEASNVDLSKEMVNMIVYQRNYQSNSQTIKTQSELLQTLVNLG, from the coding sequence GCGCTGGACGTAGTGGGTAACAACATCGCGAACTCCCAGACGGTAGGTTTTAAATCCGGTTCTGTAGCGTTCGCCGATGTGTTTGCCGGCTCGCAGGTCGGTATGGGTGTGCAGGTTGCCGGTGTGAACCAGAACTTCAGCGATGGCGTTCTCGGCGCAGGTAGCAGCCCGCTGGATATGGGTATTCAGGGCAACGGTTTCTTCCGCATGGTGACGGAAGCTGGCCGCGTGTTTTACAGCCGTAATGGTCAGTTCCAGACCGACGAAAATGGCTATGTGGTCAACAACCAGGGCATGCGTCTGACCGGTTATATGGCAACCGGTACCCCGCCTGCGATCCAGCAGGGCGCGCCGGTAGGGCCGATTCAGATCCCGACCGGGCAGATGCCTGCGCGTGCGTCTGACGCCGGTTCCATTTCCGGTAACCTGGATTCAGGTAACGATATTGTCACGGTGACGCCTTTCGATCCGGCAGACGGTGATTCTTACACCTACTCTACCCAGGTCAACGCTTACGACAGCCTCGGTAACGAGCACGCCATCAACGTTTACTACGTGAAGACGGCGGATAACCAGTGGACCGCATACTCCGTGGACTCCACCTCTCCGGGCGCAACAAGTTCCGTCAACCTGACCTTTGACACCTCCGGCAAACTGACCACCAACCCGGCTGAATTGACCGTGGACGGTGCGGCTTACCAGGGCGGCGCGGCGCTGAACTTCAACCTCGATCTCTCGGGTCTGAGCCAGCAGGCGTCTGAAAACACCATGGACAGCCCGAGCACCACCGGTTACCCGCCGGGACTGATGAACGGCTACACCGTGGGTGATAACGGCCAGATCATCGCTTCTTACAGCAACGGCGAAAACCAGATCCTGGGTCAGGTTGTGCTGAGCAACTTCACCAACCCGGGCGGTTTACAGTCAGCCGGTAACAACTGCTGGACTGAAACGCCGGAATCCGGTCAGCCGGTTATTGGTATTTCGGACACCGGCAACCTGGGGACGCTGCGCGGCAACATGCTGGAAGCCTCCAACGTGGATCTGAGTAAAGAGATGGTGAACATGATTGTTTACCAGCGTAACTACCAGTCCAACTCTCAGACCATCAAGACCCAGTCTGAGCTTCTGCAAACGCTGGTTAACCTGGGTTAA